The proteins below are encoded in one region of Belonocnema kinseyi isolate 2016_QV_RU_SX_M_011 chromosome 5, B_treatae_v1, whole genome shotgun sequence:
- the LOC117173975 gene encoding mitochondrial intermembrane space import and assembly protein 40 isoform X1 gives MPIIYNEGKDTIIFTSEEEHTAPSKIDLPDPEPSPGLILSNGEINWNCPCLGGMATGPCGVEFREAFSCFHYSTSEPKGSDCYETFKLMQTCMSDYPALYGNKESNANVIGDETSEIVKENKASANGNNVPNLHTSEEVPHVQKDIRSEIVKFKMPNLRK, from the coding sequence ATGCCTATAATTTATAATGAAGGTAAAGATACAATCATCTTTACATCTGAAGAGGAACATACAGCACCTAGCAAAATTGATCTTCCTGATCCGGAACCCAGTCCAGGCCTCATATTGTCCAATGGAGAAATAAATTGGAATTGTCCTTGCCTAGGGGGAATGGCAACAGGACCTTGTGGAGTTGAATTCCGAGAAGCTTTTTCGTGTTTCCATTACTCTACTTCTGAGCCTAAAGGATCTGATTGTTATGAAACTTTTAAGTTAATGCAGACTTGTATGTCTGATTATCCTGCACTATATGGAAATAAGGAATCGAACGCAAATGTCATAGGGGACGAAACTTCTGAAATTGTTAAGGAAAATAAAGCATCTGCTAATGGAAATAATGTACCAAATTTACATACAAGCGAAGAAGTCCCACATGTACAGAAAGACATTAGATCAgaaata
- the LOC117173975 gene encoding mitochondrial intermembrane space import and assembly protein 40 isoform X2, with translation MPIIYNEGKDTIIFTSEEEHTAPSKIDLPDPEPSPGLILSNGEINWNCPCLGGMATGPCGVEFREAFSCFHYSTSEPKGSDCYETFKLMQTCMSDYPALYGNKESNANVIGDETSEIVKENKASANGNNVPNLHTSEEVPHVQKDIRSEI, from the coding sequence ATGCCTATAATTTATAATGAAGGTAAAGATACAATCATCTTTACATCTGAAGAGGAACATACAGCACCTAGCAAAATTGATCTTCCTGATCCGGAACCCAGTCCAGGCCTCATATTGTCCAATGGAGAAATAAATTGGAATTGTCCTTGCCTAGGGGGAATGGCAACAGGACCTTGTGGAGTTGAATTCCGAGAAGCTTTTTCGTGTTTCCATTACTCTACTTCTGAGCCTAAAGGATCTGATTGTTATGAAACTTTTAAGTTAATGCAGACTTGTATGTCTGATTATCCTGCACTATATGGAAATAAGGAATCGAACGCAAATGTCATAGGGGACGAAACTTCTGAAATTGTTAAGGAAAATAAAGCATCTGCTAATGGAAATAATGTACCAAATTTACATACAAGCGAAGAAGTCCCACATGTACAGAAAGACATTAGATCAgaaata